One window of Trifolium pratense cultivar HEN17-A07 linkage group LG5, ARS_RC_1.1, whole genome shotgun sequence genomic DNA carries:
- the LOC123883695 gene encoding uncharacterized protein LOC123883695, with protein sequence MDWKKIDPTSLEYIMTPVLIGNPGSHYVCFVVNLKSHRFQFLNSMYGDKLNLDPPNIYKKMFDVWLNEVNAFLIGLYTHKKMPFPFHFSKFSWESPKMPTQIDKDNCGVFCMKFLEEWQGDHYTQMESFKNWSQLGKRDKIARVMDLRIGILSTILTDSSNSIRHKVEKNATSYCEELTQKLG encoded by the exons ATGGATTGGAAGAAAATTGACCCTACAAGTCTGGAATAC ATCATGACGCCGGTATTGATTGGCAATCCAGGGAGTCATTATGTGTGCTTTGTTGTCAATTTGAAAAGCCACAGATTCCAATTCCTAAACAGCATGTATGGAGATAAGTTGAATTTGGACCCaccaaatatatacaaaaagaTGTTTGATGTATGGTTGAATGAGGTGAATGCATTTCTTATAGGATTGtatactcataaaaaaatgCCATTCCCTTTCCACTTTAGCAAATTTAGTTGGGAATCTCCAAAAATGCCAACTCAAATTGATAAAGACAATTGTGGAGTATTCTGCATGAAGTTCCTTGAAGAATGGCAAGGTGACCATTACACCCAAATGGAGTCTTTCAAAAATTGGAGCCAACTCGGAAAGCGAGACAAAATTGCAAGGGTGATGGACTTAAGAATTGGGATATTGTCCACAATTTTAACCGACTCCAGCAATTCAATAAGACACAAAGTGGAAAAGAATGCAACTTCTTACTGTGAAGAACTGACTCAAAAGCTAGGATGA
- the LOC123886184 gene encoding uncharacterized protein LOC123886184 has protein sequence MKRKHEKEDRTYPERRRAVKKSKYLTSPYDTAVYESTATKLQKDICTYAWSSSIDEEEILYCSKSHDFTLQRKELWTLNKDEWISCFVVNSWVNYLNWRQRKGQMTRLVTQYINYQYMERPDT, from the exons ATGAAGAGGAAGCATGAAAAGGAGGATCGCACATATCCTGAACGTAGACGAGCTGTGAAGAAATCAAAGTACCTTACAAGCCCATATGATACTGCTGTCTACGAGTCAACTGCAACTAAATTGCAGAAGGATATATGCACCTATGCATGGAGCAGTTCAATTGATGA GGAGGAAATTCTCTACTGCTCCAAATCACATGACTTCACTCTACAACGGAAAGAGTTATGGACTCTAAACAAAGATGAATGGATCAGTTGCTTTGTTGTAAATAGTTGGGTAAATTACTTGAATTGGAGGCAACGAAAAGGACAAATGACAAGGCTTGTTACACAATATATCAATTAT CAATACATGGAAAGACCGGAT ACTTAA
- the LOC123886186 gene encoding uncharacterized protein LOC123886186 yields MVDPPTFSLGLTASDEEKGNASSSGAEANVQHKGKEKKDEKNVSDKVGKDNDADPRLRHKLSIPKVYDIMQMIEGKTRKDEIVKELTECGFGGMRYICNWTKIPTFFVDWIVKSFEKEHMWIRLTKTKVLPLRDDDVHRVYELPMAGKEINLDLCSDGAIRRLRRELGLGGGSSPRVKVSDLESKLKTIEHPKAWVKGAICYIIHNILCPTNHSGVSLQYAQILEDPAGVSSYNWCSYVLQYMKEGLQNPIVANPLADFHFLMINYMEKMGKKSPFLTGRYKRPSLRDWDVKTATQDIQKVHDVMGLEYGLTAGVTTLNNTDEVPLVLCFDAYTCPLSAVSEK; encoded by the exons ATGGTAGATCCACCAACCTTCAGTCTCGGGTTGACAGCTTCGGATGAGGAGAAAGGGAATGCTTCATCATCTGGTGCTGAGGCAAATGTACAGcataaaggaaaggaaaaaaaagatgAGAAGAACGTAAGTGATAAAGTGGGGAAAGATAACGATGCCGATCCAAGATTGAGGCACAAGCTTAGCATACCTAAGGTGTACGACATTATGCAAATGATAGAAGGAAAAACAAGGAAAGATGAGATAGTTAAGGAACTTACCGAATGTGGCTTTGGAGGAATGAGGTATATATGTAATTGGACAAAGATTCCTACCTTCTTTGTGGATTGGATAGTAAAAAGCTTTGAAAAAGAGCACATGTGGATTAGACTGACAAAGACAAAGGTACTCCCTTTGAGAGATGATGATGTACATCGAGTGTATGAGCTACCAATGGCGGGGAAGGAAATTAACTTGGATCTTTGTTCTGATGGAGCTATAAGGAGACTAAGAAGAGAATTAGGATTGGGTGGGGGTAGTTCTCCACGTGTGAAGGTGAGTGATTTGGAAAGTAAATTGAAGACGATCGAGCATCCAAAAGCATGGGTTAAAGGGGCAATCTGTTATATCATTCACAATATTTTGTGCCCCACTAATCATAGTGGTGTATCACTACAATATGCACAAATATTGGAGGATCCAGCCGGCGTGTCATCGTACAATTGGTGTTCATATGTTCTTCAATATATGAAAGAAGGTTTGCAAAATCCGATTGTTGCAAATCCATTAGCCGACTTCCATTTCCTCATG ATTAATTATATGGAAAAGATGGGGAAGAAAAGCCCATTTCTGACCGGGAGATACAAACGACCCTCACTTCGTGATTGGGACGTAAAGACGGCAACCCAAGATATTCAAAAGGTCCACGATGTTATGGGACTCGAGTATGGGTTGACAGCCGGTGTAACCACATTGAACAACACTGATGAAGTGCCACTCGTGCTATGCTTTGATGCATATACTTGTCCATTGTCTGCGGTGAGTGAAAAATAA
- the LOC123883694 gene encoding protein FAR1-RELATED SEQUENCE 11-like produces MSTEVRDEVDIDEIELLTNVDFPQIFDSDDDAYNFYSSFAQRIGFSIRRHHVYRNTTDEGNPQTVYKREFVCHRSGVSKPVKVNELESQRKRKASRCSCSARLVVAKETIGSEEKWVVIYFNNVHNHDLLDEKEVQFLPAYRNIPVVDQNRILMMHKAGCSINVTMRLLELEKGIDVGSLPFMDKDIRNFLQNQNGIDKQNDALDVLKLCKGLKELDDAFQYDYTIDENKKLEHIIWAFGDSIRAYESFGDVVVFDTTYRINRYDMPLGIWLGVDNHGNSVFFGCVLLRNEKISSFTWALKNFLAFVKGKNPQTILTDQDPSLKEAIANEFPNTKHAFCIWHILAKLPSWFSFVLGARYNDFKSEFFKVYHLDCEDDFEQYWKSMVAQFGLSNDIHIKLLYSLRQRWALPYLKDFFFAGMTTTGRSESINSYIKHFLDAKTSLTDFITRVGVAVQIRNQVGEEARMRQKYHNHLLKTSFPMEEHVASILTPYAFGLIQIEIELSTKYAATETNSGSFIVKHHTKDDGGRLVTWIEGQESIRCSCKEFEFSGILCRHAIRVLLMKNYFHIPSKYLPFRWRRESSLIPRSRHIVNNNDVSSSEFHSLIQCLEYESLKTKERKQIATKGLEDLIREIKGMSESHEDQIGLEVVPNNDECDVGIPVRTRSKGRPKGSKAKVVVEVVSNNDECDVGNPVRTKSKGRPKRSRPKGGVEAATKIRHCLFPNCGATGHDTRNCPNKRKHNDMLPNESPNVFKKGWRNSSN; encoded by the exons ATGTCGACTGAAGTACGGGATGAAGTTGATATTGATGAAATTGAACTTCTTACAAATGTTGATTTCCCTCAAATATTTGATAGTGATGATGATGCTTATAATTTTTACTCTTCGTTTGCACAAAGAATTGGTTTCTCAATTAGACGTCATCACGTTTATAGAAACACTACTGATGAGGGAAATCCACAAACAGTTTACAAAAGAGAGTTCGTTTGCCATCGATCCGGGGTTTCTAAACCAGTCAAAGTTAATGAACTGGAAAGTCAAAGGAAACGGAAAGCTTCAAGGTGTAGTTGTAGTGCGAGATTGGTGGTTGCTAAAGAGACAATTGGATCGGAAGAAAAATGGGTGGTAATATATTTCAACAATGTCCACAACCATGATTTGTTAGATGAGAAAGAGGTTCAATTTCTCCCTGCTTATCGTAACATCCCGGTTGTTGACCAAAACCGTATACTAATGATGCATAAAGCTGGTTGTTCCATTAATGTCACAATGAGATTGCTTGAATTAGAGAAAGGAATAGATGTAGGTAGTCTACCATTTATGGATAAAGATATTAGGAATTTCCTTCAAAACCAAAATGGTATTGACAAACAAAATGATGCTTTAGATGTCTTGAAATTGTGTAAAGGGTTGAAAGAGTTAGATGATGCCTTCCAATATGATTACACAATAGATGAGAATAAGAAGTTGGAACACATTATTTGGGCATTTGGTGATTCAATCCGTGCATATGAATCTTTCGGGGATGTGGTTGTCTTTGATACTACTTATCGAATAAATCGTTATGATATGCCACTTGGAATATGGCTTGGAGTTGACAATCATGGGAATTCAGTTTTTTTTGGTTGTGTTCTATTACGAAATGAGAAGATTTCTTCCTTCACATGGGCTTTAAAG AATTTCCTAGCTTTTGTCAAAGGAAAGAATCCACAAACAATTCTTACAGATCAAGATCCCTCGCTTAAAGAAGCCATTGCAAATGAATTTCCGAACACAAAACATGCCTTTTGCATATGGCACATCTTGGCAAAGTTGCCAAGTTGGTTTTCGTTTGTATTAGGTGCAAGATATAATGACTTTAAATCTGAGTTTTTCAAGGTGTACCATTTAGATTGTGAAGATGATTTTGAACAATATTGGAAATCCATGGTTGCACAATTTGGTCTAAGTAACGATATACATATTAAATTGTTGTATTCTCTTCGCCAACGATGGGCTCTACCTTATTTGAAGGACTTTTTTTTTGCTGGGATGACAACAACTGGACGTTCGGAATcgataaattcatatataaaacaCTTCTTGGATGCCAAAACAAGTTTGACTGATTTTATTACTAGG GTTGGTGTTGCTGTCCAAATTAGGAATCAAGTTGGAGAGGAAGCAAGAATGCGTCAAAAGTATCATAATCATCTACTTAAAACAAGTTTTCCAATGGAGGAACATGTTGCATCTATACTCACACCTTATGCTTTTGGGTTGATTCAAATTGAGATTGAGTTATCTACAAAATACGCTGCAACTGAAACAAACAGTGGCTCTTTTATTGTGAAGCATCACACCAAAGATGATGGAGGTCGTCTTGTAACTTGGATAGAAGGTCAAGAATCAATTCGTTGCTCTTGTAAGGAATTTGAGTTTTCTGGAATATTGTGCAGGCATGCTATTCGAGTGCttctaatgaaaaattattttcacataCCTTCAAAGTATCTTCCTTTTCGATGGAGACGTGAAAGTTCATTGATCCCAAGATCTAGGCACATAGTAAACAACAATGATGTCTCCTCTTCTGAGTTTCATTCTCTGATTCAATGTCTTGAATATGAATctttaaaaacaaaagaacggaAACAAATTGCTACTAAAGGGTTGGAGGATCTTATCCGAGAGATAAAAGGAATGTCCGAAAGTCATGAAGATCAAATTGGTTTGGAAGTTGTTCCAAATAATGATGAATGTGATGTTGGAATTCCAGTTAGAACTAGAAGCAAAGGTCGACCAAAAGGTTCAAAGGCAAAAGTAGTAGTTGAAGTTGTTTCAAATAATGATGAATGTGATGTTGGAAATCCAGTTAGAACCAAAAGCAAAGGTCGACCAAAACGATCAAGGCCAAAAGGAGGAGTTGAAGCTGCAACCAAGATTCGCCATTGTCTTTTTCCGAATTGTGGTGCAACCGGCCATGACACACGGAATTGTCCAAACAAAAGGAAACATAATGACATGTTGCCTAATGAATCACCTAATGT GTTCAAAAAGGGCTGGAGAAATTCATCTAATTAA